The region TGACCTTGAGCAGAGCCCTCGCCGTCTCATTCTTGAGCAGCCGGTCTAAAGGGAGGTAGCCCTTCAACGCTTTCAGCGTAAAATGGGCCACAGCAACACCAAAATTTGCACTCACTAACACTATCCCTAATCCGTTTAATATACCAAATAAATACCCACTAGTAATTATCAACACTAAATACCCTATAGTCACTGGGAAACTCACTATTAAAAACAAGCccataaacaacaaaaatataatcttCGGGTCCTGTGCGTCGACCCAATACAAAATAGTctttaaatattctttaaagAAATATAATATCAGTACGAGACACGTTAACAGAAGAATAGATATTACTATATTAAACAAATAACCGTACGTTGTCCTATTGTTAATTTTAGCccataaacttttttttctcgtcGCCGCTGACGGGTCGGGCTGGCATTCTTCGACGTCCACGATTTCCATGGTTGTTTTGAATTGGAAATTCAATACTGGCTAGGCTACGGTTGGCAGAACGTACGCTTTACTACTGCCATGGCCTACTTCGAACGACCCTCCATTTTCACGTTCACGTTCACGCGCGACACAGACAGTGAACGCaataggaaaaaataaatcgggATGCAG is a window of Choristoneura fumiferana chromosome 8, NRCan_CFum_1, whole genome shotgun sequence DNA encoding:
- the LOC141430148 gene encoding transmembrane protein 64 — its product is MEIVDVEECQPDPSAATRKKSLWAKINNRTTYGYLFNIVISILLLTCLVLILYFFKEYLKTILYWVDAQDPKIIFLLFMGLFLIVSFPVTIGYLVLIITSGYLFGILNGLGIVLVSANFGVAVAHFTLKALKGYLPLDRLLKNETARALLKVISGPQAFKIVFFARLTPIPFGLQNTIFAVSDVRGCGYHLATMLGLFPAQLINVYLGSTLRSMHDVLHESHVTGYIVFAFQILIGITLMVWVVQKARKELTIAIMAAELGRDTSSSSSSIS